CACCTCTTAAGGCAGTTGACTCCGTCTCGTTTGCGTGAAGGAAGTGCCGCTTTTCTGCTTGAAGAACACCATGCCGGAGTGTTGATTGTGGAACGTTTGCGTGAAGACCCAGAAGCGATCGAACAAATTGAAACTATTGCCCGTTCTGTCGGCATTGAGCTGCCATCATTCCTGGCTGAATGCCTTTGCAGTATCCCCGATTCCGGAGCCAAGAAACTGGTAGATCTATCAGATCGTGAATTCGTTGCCAAATTAATGAACTATCTCCACGGCCATTCTCCACTCTTAGCTCAAGTTGTTGAACTTCAATTGCAGACGGAACATGGATTTTCTCTTCAAGACTCTTCCATGGGTGAACGTGTTAATATCGAATTCATGGCCGTCTTCCGGCGCTACCTTCAACGGCCGTCTAAAGCTGGTCAAAAGGAATTGGTTACTTCTCCGCCTATCATGATTAGGCCGCCCAAACGCCCCGCTGCCCGTCCATTGCCGGATTCTCCTTCACCAGTAGTAGACGCTCATAATTCCCTATTGGCAGAGTCGGAAGAAGAACCGACCGCTCGATTAGGAGCTCTAATGTACGACAAAGCTCTCATTCTCGAAGCTATTCCTCAAACGACGGCTATCCAGCTGGAACATTTGCTATCTCAACCGCTTCTGATGATCGAACAACTCCTAATGAACAGCCAAATGAGTGTAGCCACCGATTTGATCAAAGTGATTCGGCTTAATGGTCCCGACGAAGATATCGAAGAAATGGACACAATTCTTCTACGCTACGCCACGAAAGCTCTCGCCCTGGGTTTGCCAGAAATACCTTCTTCTCCTCCTCTGACTAAGGACTCGTCCAATGCCCGGCAGGCTGGTGAGACGCCCAAAAGGAAGAAGAATAGCACGTTTACTCCACCGGCCAATGTTCCACCGAAAGATCAATGGGTAGCAGATGCGGATGTTAATCAGTGCCCGTGCTGTCAGACTATCCAGTTTTCCATGTTTGACCGTCGTCACCATTGCCGGCGGTGCGGTCGAGTTGTCTGCGGTGCTTGCTCTCCTCATCGGAGATTAGTCGATGGTTATGGGGATGTTCCAGTTCGTACCTGTGTCGACTGTCATTCGACTTTACAGGATCGTACGTCGGACGCTCTTTCCGCAATTCGCTTGCCATCGCAAGATGGTGGTGGTCAACTGGTGTGGCGCCTGTCGTTAGACGCCCAGCACAATAACATCGCTCGTCGGGAATTCAGTTACGAACACGCTCCTAATTTAGCCCTAGCGTTAGCAATGGTCCACCTTTGTCAATGCAATGAAATGATGGCTAATTTCCTCCTGGATCAGAGCAGTTCAATGCTGGCTACGTTGCACCGTTATCTCGTCCACGGCACGTTGATGGACGTGTGTTCCGATCCTTTGATGATGTTCTCCCTCATCAAATCGCTCATTCTCGGCGCGAAAATGCGATATTCTGATATTATCGCGGCGCCTGGACAGTGTAAAGGCAAACCGTCGAGAGGGCTGGCCCGTTGTGATGCTCTACTAGGCCAAATTGATTTACTGTCGCTGCTCGTCTCGGCTAATTGCCTTCACCTGCTTCCGCCTCAACCAATGTCGCAACTGGATACTTGGAGAAAATTGAGAGATCGGCTTATCGACATTGAACTTTGGAGCCTGGCACTGGATGTCAGTACCAAAGCTGGACTCGATGCTGGATCGGTTTGGGCAGCCTGGGGATTAGTTTGCTTAAAAGCTGGCAATTTTCAAGGTATATTACTTTTCTCATATGTGTCACAGCTATTCCTAATCGAAGTTATTTAtgtgattaaaaaaaaattattattattaggaGCTCGCCAGCGGTTTCAAAGATGTCTAAAACCAGGAAAAAATTCTCCTCTTTTGCAAGAGATTCTCTCCGTGCTGGAGAGTCTGAGCATTCCGTGCGCCAGTTTGCCTGGCAACAGGAACGAAAGCAATAGTGGTTCATCATGGACATCGAAACGGACGCGAAAATTATCATCTCCTTCGTCTCTGCCCTCGCCCGTCTTCAACTGCGACAATCCGCAATTGATTGCAGCTTCACTGACGCGCTTAAACGACATTTGTGCCGGCCACTTGGTTGAAGTAGAAGACAAGAATTGCATCATGgaagaaattcttttttacttgGAGAATTACGGCCAGCCAGAATCGCCCTGCGCCTACTTGGTGGAGAAAAGTGGCCGGATTGATCTGGCCGTCCACCGCTTTGCCTCAAGTAGCAGCAGCCGCCATCAGACTTCAGACGTCTTCAATCAGGGTTTGCTTCTGCCCTGTCTGAAGTCGAGTAAACTTGAGGATCTAGTCATCGAGATGAAGCGTCACGACGCTAGTTTTCACTCGTGGAAGAGCCATCTATTGGCCGCCGCACAGTTGCTGGAGACAAAATGCTTTTGGAACAGTCTCTATCAGCTCCATTGTTTGTCAGGTGATTGGATTAGGGCCAGTTTGGTGGCTATCAGACGACTTTACCTCAACGATCTTTTCAGCGTCGAGACGCTTGTTGCACGTTCTCATTTACTGGAAGATGTTGTCACTCACCTGAATCAATATCTTGCCCGTCAAGCAGATCTAGGTGACCAAGGAGAAAACGACAGGCACTTGTCTCTATGGTGGCCAGAGAATGAAGTCGTTTCACTCCAGAAAACTATCCAGCTCCAAATGAAAGTCACGGCATTTTTGGACGGTTGTTTAAAAGAAGGGAAACTATCCAGCTCTTTTTTGGCTGTCGTCAAGAGCGTTACGCAGTCACCGGATGGGATCAGCGGTCCTTCCGGCGATTTGAACAGCAACAATAGCAGCGGCGTCTACTTAATTCCGACTCTACTCGGCTCTCGACAATTCCGCTGTTCCAATGCTGTGCTGGTGGCTTGCGCCAGTCCGGATGCAATTGCCTTTGAGCTTTCGTGGACCATTTGCAGCGATTTACGCGTTAGATTAGACCGATTTTTCCGACTTACGTCTTTTGTTCTGATTCGTCGCGGACAAGTGCCAGCTCTAATCCAACTGGTGGAATTTATCAAAGCTCGCATGAATAGTCAATCAGTTGGCTTCTTTGACATGGACGAGCTTTTAGTCGAGTGTGCTACGCTGGTACAGGAACGCGATAAAGAGAACAGGAGTCCCGATCTTGAATTAATTGTTCACCACATCAAGAAGCCCGCGAGCAAAATCCGTGGATTCATTAATCTCGGTTGGTTAAAGGCCGCCTATCTGTTGGCTGTCAAAAACGGCCAAATCACCGATGTGATACATATTCAGCAAGAGGCGGCCCGTTTACAACAAACGGCCGTTTTAGCTCTTTGTGATAAATGGCTGCGTGCCCGTAACATAGCTAAATGATTAAAATGGGCTGGCGACATTGTCTTTTGGCGCAAAAATTATTTGctctccattttctttgttcctttttttcacaTTAACTTTCAGTGCCGATATTCCGATTGTTTCCagttgcaaaaacaaaacaaaaacattcgTTTCTTTAAATGaactaaatttattttctttttacagcaCTCTTCGATACGTACGCTTCAAGAGTGCATTTCGTCTACTTTATCTCTTATATACAGTATTTCTATTACGTTTGCGCTTTTTGGGATGTTAACCATCAGTTTCCAATGTCTGTGATTTTTGAACGACCATGGAATAATCTGTTCGTGTATTGTTCGTGTATTGGATGAATTCCCTTTAatcaaacgaatacaacaagaaaagaagcTCAAAACAATTcatttgtctctttttttttgtttttgattttttattttctccgTGCCAATGTCCTCCTCAACACATTGAGTGTCCGCCTGTCGTCATTTTTGCCGGAAGTGCATGCGAAATACCTGATTTCATAGCGACCGGAACCGAACCCTATCAGGAACTTCGCCAATGGAGTGAGGGCCTCATGTTTAGTCTTTTTGTGTAATGGAAACGATCGACTATTGATAGAAATACTTCGAATCGGCCATTAGAATCGATAGTAATTCAACCCTAGGTGGTAGGGAGAGGTTGAGGGGATATCATGCACTGCCATCTAGTGACAAATACCAGACTTAATGGGATTCCAAGTACAGTACCGGTAGTGTCGGCGATAATCTAACATTGGTTAGATACTGACTATCGATATTTTTAGTAGATATTAATCGATAAATGAATATTGAATCTAATAtctaaaatttttgtaaacaaacgcATTGCAAACGATTACGTCTGCTAATAATCATGTTTGTTGACTTTTCCTGTGATGTCTTTTGCTTATTGGTGTACGTATTTGAGGTGAGTAATAGAATAACTGAAATCTTCCGTGATTTCTGCATAAATTCAGTATATtacaatagagcagtaaaacatcctgcgttgcgcgttctccacaaatgcgaaaatctcatttgtgtccaagttggtctgctgcggctgcagcgtcttatggagaaaccatcttcttcacgttaaaaaataagttttcataaacataattaagattttcccccttttcttcctagcagagggtaccctattcattttttcatttcccaattttttttctagtcctagttctatctggtttatttttatttagctattgtttgtgaatggtttgttgttcatccccttgtagcagacgaatttctggcagcaaacgaaattcttcggctaaaagagacgagcaacttacaaacaaaaataaaataaaaataaagtagatagaactggagctagaaaaaaatattgggaaatgaaaagttgctaaacaaattttttaaaatataaaggTTTCGCGGGGTGGGGTGGggtaggttaggttaggttaggttaggttaagGTAATTCagttaattatatttaaaaaaattagtttagCAACGCTGTGAAACATAGGCAGCCATTAATGACAGgagggagaaataggaccatctagcggagaaataggaccctaaaaagaaagtcagaaaaaggggtcctatttcaccgggtcctatttctccatggcctttttttgggtcctatttctccgggtcctatttgtctgggtcctatttctccggcaaTCCAGGAGCCCTCACTTTTTGCCGTAGCAAAACTGTTGGCAACTGGTCTTGTAAATCTGAACAGGGTAGAAGTTCTTTGGCATCCTGTAACAAATCACCTGCTTGAAGTCATCATCCACCCACTTAACCGCTTGAGGGAATGGGGAATAGATGTCATTACTACGTTAGTTAGATCAGTAATTCAATATGATTATTCTAcccctttaaaagaaaaccaggtAACTCTCCGAAACAGTTGGGCTATTTTTGTTTAGGCAGTTGAAGAATAGTGAACTCTATCCCTTATTAATTTTACAGTTACGGCTGCTTTCAAATGCGACGGCGGCTGCTGAGATTTCGGGGGTAGGGACTAGGGGCTTACCCACCACTGCGTGGCTTGAAAGAATGGTCACGGGACCATC
This genomic stretch from Daphnia magna isolate NIES linkage group LG10, ASM2063170v1.1, whole genome shotgun sequence harbors:
- the LOC116932847 gene encoding uncharacterized protein LOC116932847, encoding MSYPSSQIEININHLRECLLRNGFVGHVAHQSGKVFHEVEDDGLLAPVKVNSTSSTSDELKHLLVVNVIRHNTHIVEQLMEDETRTTSGMFPLPAGVAEVLHALRPLFSFSRAESISDTKILCCFVTELSDLLEKSLHLLEQEDPFSKALKWLKEKVFFAVWCFEQSFNGSGASLKSILELCTQQLSCLSTLKVLGGLQLVNQQDVAVFLGNSTMNVYRGFLVLSSFIQYLFRPLQKLQSSTANLEAVDNLIRDISCKEMCLQVMEDVFSLCFLRKEDILFEETASDSGGEDKKSEECFQSKKSCDPSCPSNSNSPSNNTQTGTSSTACLAGKKGDMSLGFLCQDPDKLQKSLQMLKRHLEAVEVDDDEELSLRHRKLEQRVSQALWRLQLVDHDPRMANYFSRPPQDGCAVVRKAWLARLNPSVQTWYGYSPGRRKLRSPCSSHHQRKSKDRSIDPLLINRLLSDPLSLMATSMMNSQLSAARQVADLYQLWETPGGRELHFSLAHASAVQELQRIGRQVAGIENPEIETNDSALSHVRLPSAVETQLSTLQQAVVPSLTADDDWQSAVLMADLINSSTLSTPQLDVQLLNFALRKVEGTVDVNVEPWRTLKRLADCSNYHLEHIDCPPGSSPIQSHLPFDLELLQQRASHLEAVRIGYKRLIDAAQLGGCPPDAFDSALEDLNQNLQPLEKPSTTPLLRMKRYLHLLRQLTPSRLREGSAAFLLEEHHAGVLIVERLREDPEAIEQIETIARSVGIELPSFLAECLCSIPDSGAKKLVDLSDREFVAKLMNYLHGHSPLLAQVVELQLQTEHGFSLQDSSMGERVNIEFMAVFRRYLQRPSKAGQKELVTSPPIMIRPPKRPAARPLPDSPSPVVDAHNSLLAESEEEPTARLGALMYDKALILEAIPQTTAIQLEHLLSQPLLMIEQLLMNSQMSVATDLIKVIRLNGPDEDIEEMDTILLRYATKALALGLPEIPSSPPLTKDSSNARQAGETPKRKKNSTFTPPANVPPKDQWVADADVNQCPCCQTIQFSMFDRRHHCRRCGRVVCGACSPHRRLVDGYGDVPVRTCVDCHSTLQDRTSDALSAIRLPSQDGGGQLVWRLSLDAQHNNIARREFSYEHAPNLALALAMVHLCQCNEMMANFLLDQSSSMLATLHRYLVHGTLMDVCSDPLMMFSLIKSLILGAKMRYSDIIAAPGQCKGKPSRGLARCDALLGQIDLLSLLVSANCLHLLPPQPMSQLDTWRKLRDRLIDIELWSLALDVSTKAGLDAGSVWAAWGLVCLKAGNFQGARQRFQRCLKPGKNSPLLQEILSVLESLSIPCASLPGNRNESNSGSSWTSKRTRKLSSPSSLPSPVFNCDNPQLIAASLTRLNDICAGHLVEVEDKNCIMEEILFYLENYGQPESPCAYLVEKSGRIDLAVHRFASSSSSRHQTSDVFNQGLLLPCLKSSKLEDLVIEMKRHDASFHSWKSHLLAAAQLLETKCFWNSLYQLHCLSGDWIRASLVAIRRLYLNDLFSVETLVARSHLLEDVVTHLNQYLARQADLGDQGENDRHLSLWWPENEVVSLQKTIQLQMKVTAFLDGCLKEGKLSSSFLAVVKSVTQSPDGISGPSGDLNSNNSSGVYLIPTLLGSRQFRCSNAVLVACASPDAIAFELSWTICSDLRVRLDRFFRLTSFVLIRRGQVPALIQLVEFIKARMNSQSVGFFDMDELLVECATLVQERDKENRSPDLELIVHHIKKPASKIRGFINLGWLKAAYLLAVKNGQITDVIHIQQEAARLQQTAVLALCDKWLRARNIAK